From the Nocardiopsis changdeensis genome, one window contains:
- a CDS encoding sugar ABC transporter substrate-binding protein, whose protein sequence is MRLRSAPAFAALAATALMATACGGGGEDAQEGTDTTLVIWSDPERAAAIEAAAQSFADTNGIKVDVQQLAFGDIQGDLLNAHQAGNAPDIFIGAHDWTGNLVRNGAVQPVELPEHRAETLDETSVQALTYDGQLFGVPYSQENIFLMRNTALAPDAPETFEELVEVGTSLKESGETSEVLSMAVGQEGDPYRMNALFTSAGGYLFGQDDEGNWDPTDLGLNSDESIAAMEKIAEYGEAGQGVLRRSIDTQNDAALFFDGEAPFFIAGPWNIGDADAADLEYAISPIPGFEGEGPARPYIGYQAFFVTEGSANSALAQEFLANHVTDPAFILSLYESDPRTPVQLEALEEVSADDANIAAIAEAGAEGMPMPSIPEMGETWEPLGKAEAAIIGGADVRETMESTHETIAEKIGG, encoded by the coding sequence ATGAGATTGCGCAGCGCACCGGCGTTCGCGGCCCTCGCCGCGACCGCCCTGATGGCGACCGCCTGCGGAGGCGGCGGCGAGGACGCCCAGGAGGGCACCGACACCACCCTCGTCATCTGGTCCGACCCCGAGCGGGCCGCCGCCATCGAGGCCGCCGCGCAGAGCTTCGCCGACACCAACGGCATCAAGGTCGACGTGCAGCAGCTGGCCTTCGGCGACATCCAGGGCGACCTGCTCAACGCCCACCAGGCGGGCAACGCCCCCGACATCTTCATCGGCGCCCACGACTGGACCGGCAACCTGGTCCGCAACGGCGCCGTGCAGCCCGTCGAGCTGCCCGAGCACCGCGCCGAGACGCTGGACGAGACCTCGGTGCAGGCGCTCACCTACGACGGCCAGCTCTTCGGCGTGCCGTACTCGCAGGAGAACATCTTCCTCATGCGCAACACCGCGCTGGCCCCGGACGCCCCGGAGACCTTCGAGGAGCTCGTCGAGGTCGGCACCTCCCTCAAGGAGAGCGGCGAGACCAGCGAGGTCCTGTCCATGGCCGTGGGCCAGGAGGGCGACCCCTACCGGATGAACGCCCTGTTCACCTCCGCCGGCGGCTACCTCTTCGGCCAGGACGACGAGGGCAACTGGGACCCGACCGACCTGGGCCTGAACAGCGACGAGTCCATCGCCGCCATGGAGAAGATCGCCGAGTACGGCGAGGCCGGCCAGGGTGTGCTGCGCCGCTCCATCGACACCCAGAACGACGCCGCCCTCTTCTTCGACGGCGAGGCCCCGTTCTTCATCGCGGGCCCGTGGAACATCGGCGACGCCGACGCCGCCGACCTGGAGTACGCCATCAGCCCCATCCCGGGCTTCGAGGGCGAGGGCCCGGCCCGCCCCTACATCGGCTACCAGGCCTTCTTCGTCACCGAGGGCAGCGCCAACAGCGCCCTGGCCCAGGAGTTCCTGGCCAACCACGTGACCGACCCGGCGTTCATCCTCAGCCTCTACGAGTCCGACCCGCGCACGCCGGTCCAGCTCGAAGCGCTGGAGGAGGTCTCCGCCGACGACGCCAACATCGCCGCCATCGCCGAGGCCGGCGCCGAGGGCATGCCCATGCCGTCCATCCCCGAGATGGGCGAGACCTGGGAGCCCCTGGGCAAGGCCGAGGCCGCGATCATCGGCGGTGCCGACGTGCGCGAGACCATGGAGAGCACCCACGAAACGATCGCCGAGAAGATCGGCGGCTAG
- a CDS encoding ABC transporter permease subunit yields MSSRSSAGAPAPGAPARTSLPGGAFAGSGSLWGQVVKIALLGLFTALGVWAALPLYVGGNWAGIAVVAAVLVLVYWVYLSKRTVPLKYLLPGVLLLITFQILPVLYTMSTSVTNFSDGHRGDKEQAIAAIEAYSVTRAEQGREFGLTVATTGDPESGELVFLLTDPEGAAYAGDIEGLRPLDEATVDPASGRVTEAFGYTVLSPAQVNARSQELEEFAVPVGDGAGIRASGLSTAYEGRATRVYDAGCDCITDASTGVVYTADDERGAFYSEDGERLAQGWRVNVGFDNFARFLFNPTFASSFFSILVWNIGFAVAVTGLVFVVGLAVALTLHVPKLRGKQAYRILVVLPYAMSSLAMYLLWRDMFNTDFGLFNQLLGTNVDWLGDAWTARFAVILANVWLGYPYMFLVATGALQAIPRELTQAARIDGAGAWQAFRHVTLPMLMVAMTPILIATFAFNFNNFNAVWLITKGGPFPPDDPSAGATDLLITYTYRMAFSQATAEYGYAAALSVMIFVIVSVMSVISLSRSKALQEVDR; encoded by the coding sequence GTGTCCTCCCGCAGCAGCGCGGGCGCCCCCGCCCCGGGGGCGCCCGCCCGCACGTCACTGCCCGGCGGCGCCTTCGCCGGCTCCGGCTCCCTCTGGGGCCAGGTCGTCAAGATCGCCCTGCTCGGCCTGTTCACGGCCCTGGGGGTCTGGGCCGCCCTGCCGCTGTACGTCGGCGGCAACTGGGCGGGCATCGCCGTCGTCGCGGCCGTGCTCGTCCTCGTCTACTGGGTGTACCTGTCCAAGAGGACGGTGCCGCTCAAGTACCTGCTCCCCGGTGTCCTCCTCCTGATCACGTTCCAGATCCTGCCGGTGCTCTACACCATGAGCACCTCGGTCACGAACTTCAGCGACGGCCACCGCGGCGACAAGGAACAGGCGATCGCCGCCATCGAGGCGTACTCGGTGACCCGCGCCGAGCAGGGCCGCGAGTTCGGCCTCACCGTCGCGACCACCGGCGACCCCGAGAGCGGCGAGCTGGTCTTCCTCCTCACCGACCCCGAGGGCGCCGCCTACGCCGGCGACATCGAGGGGCTGCGGCCCCTGGACGAGGCCACCGTCGACCCCGCCTCCGGCCGGGTCACCGAGGCGTTCGGCTACACCGTCCTGTCCCCCGCGCAGGTCAACGCGCGCAGCCAGGAGCTGGAGGAGTTCGCCGTCCCCGTCGGCGACGGCGCCGGCATCCGGGCCAGCGGCCTCTCCACCGCCTACGAGGGTCGGGCCACCCGGGTCTACGACGCCGGGTGCGACTGCATCACCGACGCCTCGACCGGGGTCGTCTACACCGCGGACGACGAGCGCGGCGCGTTCTACAGCGAGGACGGCGAGCGGCTCGCCCAGGGCTGGCGCGTGAACGTCGGCTTCGACAACTTCGCCCGGTTCCTGTTCAACCCCACCTTCGCCTCCTCGTTCTTCTCCATCCTGGTGTGGAACATCGGCTTCGCCGTGGCCGTCACCGGCCTGGTGTTCGTGGTGGGCCTGGCGGTCGCCCTCACCCTGCACGTACCGAAACTGCGGGGGAAGCAGGCGTACCGGATCCTGGTGGTCCTGCCGTACGCGATGAGCTCGCTGGCCATGTACCTGCTGTGGCGGGACATGTTCAACACCGACTTCGGCCTGTTCAACCAGCTGCTCGGCACGAACGTCGACTGGTTGGGCGACGCCTGGACGGCCCGGTTCGCGGTGATCCTCGCCAACGTGTGGCTCGGCTACCCGTACATGTTCCTGGTCGCCACCGGCGCCCTCCAGGCCATCCCGCGGGAGCTGACCCAGGCGGCGCGGATCGACGGGGCCGGGGCCTGGCAGGCGTTCCGGCACGTGACCCTGCCGATGCTCATGGTCGCGATGACGCCGATCCTCATCGCGACGTTCGCGTTCAACTTCAACAACTTCAACGCGGTGTGGCTGATCACCAAGGGCGGGCCGTTCCCGCCGGACGACCCGTCCGCGGGGGCCACCGACCTGCTCATCACCTACACGTACCGGATGGCGTTCAGCCAGGCCACCGCCGAGTACGGGTACGCGGCGGCGCTGTCGGTGATGATCTTCGTGATCGTCTCGGTGATGTCGGTGATCAGCCTCAGCCGCAGCAAGGCCCTGCAGGAGGTGGACCGATGA
- a CDS encoding sugar ABC transporter permease, with amino-acid sequence MTATTRGYRRSTGSAFALWAARFGWRHVVMIAVAAFALFPVLFVVSAAVNPVGTLSSARLWPTGAGLDNAVDLFRNTPFTTWYANSLFFAVANAAATVFLSALAAYAFSRMRFRGRRVGMIGLLIIQMFPQFLAIVAIYLMFSTVGEYRPEIGFDTRWGLLLVYLGGALSINTWLMKGFFDTVPTELDESAQIDGATHAQVFFRIMLPLVTPVLAIVGLLVFISTINEFLMASVFLRDTDAKTLGLGLYQLVESQRNANFGMFSVGAVMLSLPTLIVFWFLQRYITEGLTAGAVKG; translated from the coding sequence ATGACCGCGACGACCCGGGGGTACCGGCGCAGTACCGGCTCCGCGTTCGCGCTGTGGGCGGCGCGGTTCGGCTGGCGGCACGTCGTGATGATCGCCGTCGCGGCGTTCGCGCTGTTCCCCGTGCTGTTCGTGGTGTCGGCGGCGGTCAACCCCGTCGGCACGCTCAGCAGCGCCCGGCTCTGGCCGACCGGGGCCGGGCTCGACAACGCCGTGGACCTGTTCCGGAACACGCCGTTCACGACCTGGTACGCCAACTCGCTGTTCTTCGCGGTGGCCAACGCCGCGGCGACGGTGTTCCTGTCGGCGCTGGCCGCGTACGCGTTCAGCCGGATGCGGTTCCGGGGCCGCCGGGTGGGGATGATCGGCCTGCTGATCATCCAGATGTTCCCGCAGTTCCTGGCGATCGTCGCGATCTACCTGATGTTCAGCACCGTCGGCGAGTACCGGCCCGAGATCGGGTTCGACACCCGGTGGGGGCTGCTGCTGGTGTACCTGGGCGGGGCGCTGAGCATCAACACGTGGCTGATGAAGGGCTTCTTCGACACGGTGCCCACGGAGCTGGACGAGTCCGCCCAGATCGACGGGGCCACCCACGCGCAGGTGTTCTTCCGGATCATGCTGCCGCTGGTCACGCCGGTGCTGGCGATCGTGGGCCTGCTGGTGTTCATCTCCACCATCAACGAGTTCCTGATGGCGAGCGTGTTCCTGCGCGACACCGACGCCAAGACCCTGGGGCTGGGCCTGTACCAGCTGGTGGAGTCGCAGCGCAACGCGAACTTCGGGATGTTCTCGGTGGGGGCGGTCATGCTGTCCCTGCCGACGCTGATCGTGTTCTGGTTCCTCCAGAGGTACATCACCGAGGGGCTGACCGCCGGAGCGGTCAAGGGCTGA
- the lepA gene encoding translation elongation factor 4: MAQPNRTDPALIRNFCIIAHIDHGKSTLADRMLQITGVVEDRQMRAQYLDRMDIERERGITIKSQAVRIPFTALDDKTYTLDLIDTPGHVDFTYEVSRSLAACEGAVLLVDAAQGIEAQTLANLYMALENDLTIIPVLNKIDLPAAQPEKYAEELAGIIGCEPSDVLKVSAKTGEGVEELLNEIVRQIPPPIGDADAPARAMIFDSVYDTYRGVVTYVRVVDGRLSPRERIQMMSTRASHEILEIGVSSPEPTKCDGLGVGEVGYIITGVKDVRQSKVGDTITALNRPATEMLSGYQDPKPMVFSGLYPIEGTDYPVLRDALEKLQLNDAALVFEPETSAALGFGFRCGFLGLLHLEITRARLEREFNLDLISTAPNVVYRVEMEDGTEHVVTNPSEFPAGKIAAIYEPMVKATVLSPSDYIGQIMELCQERRGDMQGMDYLSEDRVEMRYTLPMAEIVFDFFDHLKSRTKGYASLDYEPTGEQRADLVKVDILLQGEAVDAFSAIVHKDKAYTYGVEMTKKLRELIPRQQFEVPIQAAVGARVIARENIRAIRKDVLAKCYGGDISRKRKLLEKQKEGKKRMKMVGRVEVPQEAFISALSTDTSGEDKKKK, encoded by the coding sequence GTGGCACAGCCGAACCGGACCGATCCCGCGCTGATCCGCAACTTCTGCATCATCGCGCACATCGACCATGGCAAGTCGACGCTGGCCGACCGGATGCTCCAGATCACCGGCGTCGTCGAGGACCGTCAGATGCGGGCCCAGTACCTGGACCGCATGGACATCGAGCGCGAGCGCGGCATCACCATCAAGTCGCAGGCCGTGCGCATCCCGTTCACGGCGCTGGACGACAAGACCTACACCCTGGACCTCATCGACACGCCCGGGCACGTCGACTTCACCTACGAGGTCTCCCGCTCGCTGGCCGCCTGCGAGGGCGCGGTCCTGCTGGTGGACGCCGCCCAGGGCATCGAGGCCCAGACCCTGGCCAACCTGTACATGGCGCTGGAGAACGATCTGACGATCATCCCGGTGCTCAACAAGATCGACCTGCCGGCCGCCCAGCCGGAGAAGTACGCCGAGGAGCTGGCCGGCATCATCGGCTGCGAGCCCTCCGACGTGCTCAAGGTCAGCGCCAAGACCGGCGAGGGCGTCGAGGAGCTGCTCAACGAGATCGTCCGGCAGATCCCGCCGCCGATCGGCGACGCCGACGCCCCGGCCCGCGCGATGATCTTCGACTCGGTCTACGACACCTACCGCGGCGTGGTCACCTACGTCCGCGTGGTGGACGGCCGCCTCAGCCCGCGCGAGCGCATCCAGATGATGTCGACCCGGGCCTCCCACGAGATCCTGGAGATCGGCGTCAGCTCGCCCGAGCCCACCAAGTGCGACGGCCTGGGCGTGGGCGAGGTCGGCTACATCATCACCGGTGTGAAGGACGTGCGCCAGTCCAAGGTCGGTGACACCATCACCGCCCTGAACCGGCCCGCCACCGAGATGCTGTCGGGCTACCAGGACCCCAAGCCCATGGTGTTCTCGGGCCTGTACCCGATCGAGGGCACCGACTACCCGGTGCTGCGCGACGCCCTGGAGAAGCTCCAGCTCAACGACGCCGCCCTGGTGTTCGAGCCGGAGACCTCGGCGGCGCTGGGCTTCGGCTTCCGCTGCGGCTTCCTGGGCCTGCTGCACCTGGAGATCACCCGCGCCCGGCTGGAGCGCGAGTTCAACCTCGACCTCATCTCCACCGCGCCCAACGTGGTCTACCGGGTGGAGATGGAGGACGGCACCGAGCACGTGGTGACCAACCCGAGCGAGTTCCCGGCGGGCAAGATCGCCGCGATCTACGAGCCGATGGTCAAGGCCACGGTGCTCAGCCCCTCGGACTACATCGGCCAGATCATGGAGCTGTGCCAGGAGCGGCGCGGCGACATGCAGGGCATGGACTACCTGTCCGAGGACCGCGTCGAGATGCGCTACACCCTGCCGATGGCGGAGATCGTCTTCGATTTCTTCGACCACCTCAAGTCCCGCACCAAGGGCTACGCCTCCCTGGACTACGAGCCCACCGGCGAGCAGCGCGCCGACCTGGTCAAGGTCGACATCCTGCTCCAGGGCGAGGCCGTGGACGCCTTCTCGGCGATCGTCCACAAGGACAAGGCGTACACCTACGGCGTCGAGATGACCAAGAAGCTGCGCGAGCTCATCCCCCGGCAGCAGTTCGAGGTGCCGATCCAGGCGGCCGTCGGCGCCCGGGTGATCGCCCGCGAGAACATCCGCGCCATCCGCAAGGACGTGCTCGCCAAGTGCTACGGCGGCGACATCAGCCGTAAGCGCAAGCTGCTGGAGAAGCAGAAGGAGGGCAAGAAGCGCATGAAGATGGTGGGCCGGGTCGAGGTCCCCCAGGAGGCCTTCATCTCCGCGCTGTCCACGGACACCAGCGGCGAGGACAAGAAGAAGAAGTAG
- the rpsT gene encoding 30S ribosomal protein S20 — MANIKSQKKRIRQNEKARVRNQAVRSSLKTAVRRFREAAETGNVEQATVAQRSAARALDKAVSKGVIHKNQAANRKSAIAKRLHDLQSA, encoded by the coding sequence ATGGCGAACATCAAGTCGCAGAAGAAGCGCATTCGGCAGAACGAGAAGGCCCGTGTCCGCAACCAGGCGGTGCGCTCTTCGCTGAAGACGGCCGTCCGCCGGTTCCGTGAGGCTGCCGAGACCGGGAACGTCGAGCAGGCCACCGTGGCCCAGCGCTCCGCCGCCCGCGCCCTGGACAAGGCCGTGAGCAAGGGCGTCATCCACAAGAACCAGGCCGCGAACCGCAAGAGCGCGATCGCCAAGCGCCTGCACGACCTGCAGAGCGCCTAG
- a CDS encoding helix-hairpin-helix domain-containing protein, whose amino-acid sequence MTPRNDQQERLRALGLDASPAARRLRARIPRPAPEPAEGIPSAPYSVDAWPERDPHDRAPAPPDPEPDAARTVRTPPPRDPPPWTGARLPHPPLTDGTTERLHPARPRPSGAPPTTAPPWDTHPTPERTRSGSDPTPDGGPPRAGRALPDHDTHSMAGHPRNGNGPPPDDGSTHPAEAPPPWDTRPIPQRPRSGSVPAAAYSLSYTTTPDHDTRSMAGHPRDGRDPGPDGSPPRPGRALARDGDEPTSGDGPLRAGGTPPGRDARPTAGRSRNGRGPDPNGGSTHAGGTSAGDRGEPGHEGLGTVSAWRRAGAGARRRADGDPGSGVRGGADGAAPARRDGEERIPRVPSGYTEFLPPRGGLVERLARRWPPEATMSRRAVAALLVVAVAAVAAVLLLRERPTEVVAPETVAHTLPAEAATPSAAAASPEADVVVHVGGEVEDPGLYTLPPGSRVADAVEAAGGALPDADMDLLNLARSLVDGEQILVGLPQPEAAAPSAGTAGGPLVNINQADETELETLPRVGEVTAVNIVSYREANGPFTSVDDLLNVDRIGAKTLEEIRPHVTVG is encoded by the coding sequence ATGACCCCTCGAAACGACCAGCAGGAACGACTCCGGGCCCTGGGCCTGGACGCCTCACCGGCCGCGCGCCGGCTGCGCGCCCGCATCCCGCGCCCCGCCCCCGAACCCGCCGAGGGCATCCCGAGCGCCCCGTACTCGGTGGACGCCTGGCCCGAGCGCGACCCGCACGACCGCGCCCCGGCGCCCCCGGACCCGGAGCCGGACGCCGCCCGCACCGTGCGCACCCCGCCGCCGCGCGACCCGCCCCCGTGGACCGGCGCCCGGCTCCCCCACCCGCCCCTCACCGACGGCACCACCGAGCGCCTCCACCCGGCCCGCCCCCGCCCGTCCGGGGCGCCCCCGACCACCGCCCCGCCCTGGGACACACACCCCACCCCGGAGCGCACCCGCAGCGGGAGCGACCCCACCCCGGACGGTGGCCCCCCGCGTGCGGGCAGGGCACTCCCGGACCACGACACACACTCCATGGCCGGGCACCCCCGGAACGGGAACGGACCGCCCCCGGACGACGGCTCCACCCACCCGGCCGAGGCGCCCCCGCCCTGGGACACACGCCCTATCCCGCAGCGCCCCCGGAGCGGGAGCGTCCCCGCCGCGGCCTACAGCCTCTCCTACACGACCACCCCGGACCACGACACACGCTCCATGGCCGGGCACCCCCGGGACGGGCGCGACCCCGGCCCTGACGGCAGCCCCCCGCGCCCGGGCCGGGCGCTGGCGCGTGACGGGGACGAACCCACCTCGGGCGATGGCCCTCTGCGTGCGGGCGGGACGCCTCCTGGCCGAGACGCACGGCCCACGGCGGGGCGCTCTCGGAACGGGCGCGGCCCCGATCCGAACGGCGGCTCCACGCACGCGGGCGGGACGTCGGCGGGTGACAGGGGCGAGCCGGGGCACGAGGGGCTCGGCACGGTGTCGGCGTGGCGGCGCGCGGGCGCCGGGGCGCGGCGGCGGGCCGACGGGGACCCCGGCTCCGGGGTGCGCGGGGGCGCGGACGGCGCTGCCCCTGCCCGGCGGGACGGGGAGGAGCGGATCCCTCGGGTGCCGAGCGGGTACACCGAGTTCCTCCCCCCGCGGGGCGGGCTCGTGGAGCGGCTGGCGCGGCGGTGGCCGCCCGAGGCGACCATGTCCCGGCGGGCCGTGGCGGCCCTGCTCGTCGTGGCGGTGGCCGCGGTCGCCGCCGTGCTGCTCCTGCGCGAGCGCCCCACAGAGGTCGTCGCGCCCGAGACCGTCGCGCACACGCTCCCCGCCGAGGCGGCCACGCCCAGCGCCGCGGCGGCCTCCCCCGAGGCGGACGTGGTCGTGCACGTGGGCGGCGAGGTCGAGGACCCCGGGCTGTACACGCTGCCACCCGGTTCGCGGGTGGCGGACGCGGTGGAGGCCGCCGGGGGCGCACTCCCCGACGCCGACATGGACCTGCTCAACCTGGCCCGCTCCCTGGTGGACGGCGAGCAGATCCTGGTGGGCCTGCCGCAGCCGGAGGCGGCGGCCCCGTCCGCGGGCACCGCCGGTGGCCCGCTGGTGAACATCAACCAAGCCGACGAGACGGAGCTGGAGACGCTGCCCCGCGTGGGCGAGGTCACCGCGGTCAACATCGTCTCCTACCGCGAGGCCAACGGGCCGTTCACCAGCGTGGACGACCTCCTCAACGTCGACCGCATCGGCGCCAAGACCCTGGAGGAGATCCGCCCGCACGTGACCGTCGGCTGA
- the holA gene encoding DNA polymerase III subunit delta, translating into MPAPAPITLIVGDEELLVDRAVAAIVAAVRAEDPEVDVHDLVPAQVGPHTLVEVTSPSLFGDRRVVVLRSSQDLVKDLAETVTAYLKDPADDVTLVLTHAGGNKGKALLQAAQKAGAARIDCKGPTKGPERVAFVKAEFSAAGRQITPDAAQALLDAVGSELREIAAACTQLIADTEGRVDAAAVARYHSGRAEASGFTVADRAVEGRLPEALEQLRWSLAVGTAPVLINSALAGAVRGIAVVAGPSRGGSDADLAKSAKVPPWKLRTLRQQARGWSPAGIGRAMAVVAETDALIKGAGRDPEYALERAVIEIARARGRR; encoded by the coding sequence ATGCCTGCACCCGCCCCGATCACGCTCATCGTCGGCGACGAGGAACTCCTCGTCGACCGGGCCGTCGCCGCCATCGTGGCCGCCGTCCGCGCCGAGGACCCGGAGGTGGACGTCCACGATCTGGTCCCCGCCCAGGTGGGCCCGCACACCCTGGTGGAGGTCACCTCGCCGTCGCTGTTCGGCGACCGCCGGGTGGTCGTGCTGCGCTCCTCCCAGGACCTGGTCAAGGACCTGGCCGAGACGGTGACGGCCTATCTCAAGGACCCGGCCGACGACGTCACCCTGGTCCTGACCCACGCGGGCGGCAACAAGGGCAAGGCCCTGCTGCAGGCGGCGCAGAAGGCGGGGGCGGCCCGGATCGACTGCAAGGGCCCGACCAAGGGCCCCGAGCGCGTGGCGTTCGTCAAGGCCGAGTTCTCGGCGGCGGGCCGGCAGATCACCCCGGACGCCGCCCAGGCGCTGCTGGACGCGGTCGGCAGCGAACTGCGCGAGATCGCGGCGGCCTGCACCCAGCTGATCGCCGACACCGAGGGGCGGGTGGACGCCGCCGCGGTGGCCCGCTACCACTCGGGCCGGGCGGAGGCGTCGGGGTTCACCGTCGCGGACCGCGCGGTCGAGGGCCGCCTGCCCGAGGCGCTGGAGCAGCTGCGCTGGTCGCTGGCGGTGGGCACCGCCCCGGTGCTGATCAACAGCGCGCTGGCGGGCGCGGTGCGCGGCATCGCCGTGGTGGCGGGCCCCTCGCGCGGGGGCTCGGACGCCGACCTGGCCAAGAGCGCCAAGGTGCCGCCGTGGAAGCTGCGCACCCTGCGCCAGCAGGCGCGCGGCTGGTCCCCGGCGGGCATCGGTCGGGCGATGGCGGTGGTGGCCGAGACCGACGCGCTGATCAAGGGCGCGGGCCGCGACCCGGAGTACGCCCTGGAGCGCGCCGTCATCGAGATCGCCCGGGCCCGCGGCCGCCGCTAG
- a CDS encoding amidohydrolase family protein → MAVVLLSNIGRLWTGDEMLTKAALLIDDERVAWVGPAAELPQHLPGVYDDLTDVDDIINIGGGLITPGLIDAHCHPVYAGDRYAEVSMWAKGASQGDIFAAGGGVSTTVTITRGTDPWTLCNAVRERLRHWVITGTTTVEAKTGYHLTRDGELADVRLLRSLEEEPGMPRLHITFFPAHGVPPEFFGRPAEYVATAASWLADAAQVGADGVDVYCDNRQFTTDDARMLLSVGQSVGLRTTLHACSRPRHGAVRMAAELGCTSVDLLHETDDEDILALAATRTPVVACPTTSLHERRRPPVRSLLDHGVPVGLGTDHNPGQSGATSMPLIISLAVAMFQMTVQEALHAATVGGARALGIADRGMLTPGSLADLVQWDADHEGAFAWSMGLKALHVWQGGRTIH, encoded by the coding sequence ATGGCGGTCGTACTCCTCAGCAACATCGGTCGGTTGTGGACCGGCGACGAGATGCTGACCAAGGCGGCGCTCCTGATCGACGACGAGCGGGTGGCCTGGGTCGGCCCCGCCGCCGAACTGCCCCAGCACCTGCCCGGGGTCTACGACGACCTCACCGACGTCGACGACATCATCAACATCGGCGGCGGGCTCATCACGCCCGGACTCATCGACGCCCACTGCCACCCCGTCTACGCGGGCGACCGCTACGCCGAGGTCAGCATGTGGGCCAAGGGCGCCTCCCAGGGGGACATCTTCGCGGCCGGGGGCGGGGTGTCCACCACCGTCACCATCACGCGCGGAACCGACCCCTGGACGCTGTGCAACGCCGTGCGGGAGCGGCTGCGGCACTGGGTCATCACCGGGACCACCACCGTCGAGGCCAAGACCGGCTACCACCTGACCCGCGACGGCGAACTGGCCGACGTGCGCCTGCTGCGCTCCCTGGAGGAGGAGCCCGGCATGCCGCGCCTGCACATCACGTTCTTCCCCGCCCACGGGGTGCCGCCGGAGTTCTTCGGCCGCCCCGCCGAGTACGTCGCCACCGCCGCCTCCTGGCTGGCCGACGCCGCCCAGGTGGGCGCCGACGGGGTGGACGTCTACTGCGACAACCGGCAGTTCACCACCGACGACGCGCGGATGCTGCTGTCCGTGGGCCAGTCCGTCGGGCTGCGCACCACGCTGCACGCCTGCTCGCGCCCCCGCCACGGGGCGGTGCGCATGGCCGCCGAGCTCGGCTGCACCTCGGTGGACCTGCTGCACGAGACCGACGACGAGGACATCCTGGCGCTGGCCGCCACCCGCACCCCCGTGGTGGCCTGCCCCACCACCTCGCTGCACGAGCGCCGCCGCCCGCCGGTGCGGTCCCTGCTCGACCACGGGGTGCCCGTCGGGCTGGGCACCGACCACAACCCCGGGCAGAGCGGCGCCACGTCCATGCCGCTCATCATCTCCCTGGCCGTGGCCATGTTCCAGATGACCGTCCAGGAGGCGCTGCACGCCGCCACCGTCGGCGGCGCCCGCGCCCTGGGGATCGCCGACCGCGGCATGCTCACCCCCGGCAGCCTCGCCGACCTGGTCCAGTGGGACGCCGACCACGAGGGCGCGTTCGCGTGGTCGATGGGCCTCAAGGCCCTGCACGTGTGGCAGGGCGGCCGCACCATCCACTAG